The proteins below come from a single Pedobacter aquae genomic window:
- a CDS encoding MlaD family protein, whose amino-acid sequence MKISNETKVGILAAFAIAIFIIGYNFLKGNDIFSSENEFYAKYDKVEGLAISKPVLVNGYQIGRVSDLTLLENGQILAQFKIDPKYAIPKNTIARLESTDLLGSKAVVFDLGSSMTYALDGDTLNANVQQNILEQVEPVQKKAQMLISRMDSILTSVNQILNPTFQENINRSFNSIARTLETLESTSKTVDGMVGVQSKRIDNILANAESISANLKNNNQQITNIITNFNTMSDQLAKANFKQTLDNADKAVADLQAVMNKVNSGKGSAGLLLNDEQLYNNLNNAAQNLDKLMLDLRANPKRYVSFSVFGGKKE is encoded by the coding sequence TTGAAAATTTCTAACGAAACTAAAGTAGGTATTCTTGCAGCCTTTGCAATTGCCATTTTTATTATAGGTTATAACTTCTTGAAAGGGAATGACATTTTCAGTAGCGAAAATGAATTTTATGCTAAGTACGACAAGGTAGAGGGCTTGGCGATTTCTAAACCTGTTTTAGTAAACGGTTATCAAATTGGGCGTGTTTCTGATCTTACTTTGTTAGAAAACGGACAAATTTTAGCTCAATTTAAAATAGACCCTAAATATGCTATCCCAAAAAACACCATTGCCAGATTAGAAAGTACAGATTTATTAGGCAGTAAAGCCGTAGTTTTTGATTTAGGTAGCAGCATGACTTATGCCTTGGATGGCGATACTTTAAATGCTAACGTACAACAAAATATCTTAGAGCAGGTAGAGCCCGTTCAGAAAAAAGCACAAATGCTCATTTCAAGAATGGATTCTATTTTAACATCGGTTAATCAAATTTTAAACCCTACTTTTCAAGAAAATATCAACAGGAGTTTTAATAGCATAGCCAGAACTTTAGAGACACTAGAATCTACTTCTAAAACTGTTGATGGCATGGTGGGTGTACAATCTAAAAGGATTGATAATATTTTGGCTAATGCCGAGTCTATTTCTGCCAATTTGAAAAATAACAATCAGCAAATTACCAATATCATCACCAATTTCAATACCATGTCTGACCAATTAGCAAAAGCTAATTTTAAACAAACTTTAGATAACGCAGATAAAGCTGTTGCCGATTTACAGGCGGTTATGAATAAAGTAAATTCTGGTAAAGGCTCCGCAGGTTTATTATTGAATGATGAGCAGTTATATAATAACCTCAATAATGCAGCTCAAAATCTTGATAAGCTGATGCTTGATTTAAGAGCTAATCCTAAGCGTTATGTAAGTTTCTCGGTATTTGGAGGAAAGAAAGAATAA
- a CDS encoding competence/damage-inducible protein A, translating to MLAEIITIGDEILIGQIIDSNSAWMAVELNKIGVKVKQITSVSDDAEHIKEALREAEKRANIILITGGLGPTKDDITKKTLAEFYKSGGMVLHQPTLDKVASIFAKYNAPVTDLNKLQAMVPDNCEVILNENGTAPCMLFRNEDRIIVSMPGVPFEMMALMQDKILPLIKATYNLPSIYHKTILTAGIGESFLAEKIAHIEDSLPAYIKLAYLPKLGIVRLRLSTVTGITPETQQEVAHFAKLIKNEIEDFWVADEDIPLEKAILNLMDTHKLTLSVAESCTGGYLSHLLTQHSGSSSVFLGGGIVYANALKVKQLGVSSQTLDTYGAVSEETVTAMANGAIKNFNSDYAIAISGIAGPDGGTAEKPVGTVWIAVAHQQQTIAKKFTFSNKRLQNIERSAIAALNLLLRLLKQHQA from the coding sequence ATGCTTGCAGAAATTATTACCATTGGCGATGAGATTCTTATAGGCCAAATTATCGATTCAAACTCGGCCTGGATGGCTGTAGAACTCAATAAAATAGGGGTTAAGGTAAAACAAATAACATCTGTTTCTGATGACGCCGAGCATATTAAAGAAGCACTTCGTGAGGCAGAGAAAAGAGCTAATATTATTTTGATTACTGGCGGTTTAGGTCCTACAAAAGACGATATTACCAAGAAGACATTAGCAGAGTTTTATAAAAGCGGAGGGATGGTCTTGCACCAGCCCACTTTAGATAAAGTTGCTTCTATTTTTGCGAAATATAATGCACCAGTAACCGATCTCAATAAGCTACAAGCCATGGTGCCAGATAATTGCGAAGTTATCTTAAACGAGAATGGTACTGCCCCTTGTATGTTATTTAGAAATGAGGATAGGATAATTGTTTCTATGCCTGGTGTGCCTTTTGAAATGATGGCTTTAATGCAAGATAAAATATTGCCATTGATTAAAGCCACCTATAATTTACCTTCTATATACCATAAAACTATTTTAACAGCGGGAATTGGCGAGTCTTTCTTGGCCGAAAAAATAGCACACATAGAGGATAGTTTACCGGCTTATATTAAATTGGCTTATTTACCCAAATTGGGTATTGTAAGGTTAAGATTAAGCACTGTAACAGGTATTACTCCAGAAACACAGCAAGAAGTAGCGCATTTTGCCAAACTCATTAAAAATGAGATAGAAGATTTCTGGGTTGCCGATGAGGATATACCTCTAGAAAAAGCCATTTTAAATTTAATGGATACGCATAAACTTACCCTTAGCGTTGCAGAAAGCTGTACTGGAGGTTATCTTTCTCATTTACTTACCCAACATTCGGGCTCTTCTTCAGTGTTTTTAGGCGGAGGAATTGTTTATGCTAATGCTTTAAAAGTGAAGCAACTAGGCGTAAGTAGTCAAACTTTAGATACCTATGGCGCTGTTAGCGAAGAAACAGTTACAGCAATGGCTAACGGAGCCATTAAAAATTTTAATAGTGATTACGCTATAGCAATCAGTGGCATTGCAGGTCCTGATGGCGGCACAGCAGAAAAACCTGTAGGTACAGTTTGGATAGCCGTTGCGCATCAACAGCAAACTATTGCCAAGAAATTTACTTTTAGTAATAAACGCTTACAAAATATAGAGAGGTCGGCTATTGCGGCGCTAAATCTTTTATTACGATTACTTAAGCAACATCAAGCATAA
- a CDS encoding ribonuclease Z, translating to MKFEVTILGSSSATPIFNRNPTSQVLNINERLLMIDCGEGTQQQMLRYGIKYHKIEHIFISHLHGDHFFGLVGLISSMNLNGRKRPLHLFGPEKLMDILNVQFEHSDTHINFPIAFKAIKPGSTELIFETNDFTVETIPLNHRIPCSGFIFKEKQRLRKVLKDKIAELEIPANYVPLLKKGIDFTDKNGKVHKAIDLTVEADEPKAYAYCSDTVCDWTYINQIYHVDTLYHEATFMHDMVDRAKATFHTTCQEAGEVAKK from the coding sequence ATGAAGTTTGAGGTTACCATTTTAGGTAGTAGTTCTGCTACGCCTATATTCAACAGAAACCCAACTTCACAAGTTCTCAACATCAACGAAAGGCTGTTAATGATAGATTGTGGAGAGGGTACACAGCAGCAAATGCTACGTTATGGCATTAAATACCATAAAATAGAGCATATTTTTATCAGTCATTTACACGGTGATCATTTTTTTGGTTTGGTAGGTTTAATTTCATCTATGAATTTAAATGGAAGAAAAAGACCTTTACATTTATTTGGACCAGAAAAATTGATGGATATTTTAAACGTTCAGTTTGAACATTCTGATACGCATATAAATTTCCCTATAGCTTTTAAAGCCATTAAACCAGGTAGTACAGAACTTATTTTTGAAACCAATGATTTTACTGTTGAAACTATTCCTTTAAATCATAGAATACCTTGTTCTGGTTTTATTTTTAAAGAAAAACAACGTTTAAGAAAGGTTTTAAAAGACAAAATTGCCGAGTTAGAAATTCCTGCTAATTATGTCCCTTTGCTTAAAAAGGGGATAGATTTTACGGATAAAAATGGTAAAGTACATAAAGCTATAGACTTAACTGTTGAGGCTGATGAACCTAAAGCTTATGCTTATTGTTCTGATACAGTTTGCGATTGGACTTATATCAACCAAATTTATCATGTAGATACGCTTTACCACGAAGCTACTTTTATGCATGATATGGTAGACAGAGCCAAAGCTACTTTCCATACTACTTGCCAAGAAGCAGGGGAGGTAGCTAAAAAGTAG
- a CDS encoding N-acetylmuramoyl-L-alanine amidase family protein has product MNIIFVSKVNEKRSKLMKITTSKRFISCIILSITLTFFSQNLFARKDNFSAASKVKVIVIDAGHGGEDGATRGLFSKEKDVALQVALKLGKAIEAKLPDVKVVYTRKTDVFVKLYDRIGIANREKADIFISIHCNSMPSNYKNRSAVRGTETLVSGFGRMGEQESALRENASILLEKDYKNNYEGFDPNDPESYIIFSLMKNTFREQSIKLASLLQDEYKKSGRISRGVKEQSLAVLAKAGMPAILTEIGFISSPEEERYINSDEGQDEIVSNILNAIITYKKQIES; this is encoded by the coding sequence ATGAATATTATTTTTGTAAGCAAGGTAAACGAAAAACGTTCAAAATTAATGAAAATTACAACATCCAAAAGGTTTATTAGCTGTATTATTCTTTCTATAACCCTTACCTTCTTCTCCCAAAATTTATTTGCCCGCAAAGATAACTTTTCTGCGGCTAGTAAAGTAAAAGTAATTGTAATAGATGCAGGACATGGCGGTGAAGATGGTGCTACCAGAGGTTTATTCTCTAAAGAAAAAGACGTTGCTTTACAAGTAGCTTTAAAATTAGGAAAAGCTATTGAAGCTAAATTACCTGATGTTAAAGTGGTTTATACCCGTAAAACGGATGTTTTTGTAAAACTTTACGATAGAATTGGAATAGCAAACAGAGAGAAAGCTGATATTTTTATATCTATACATTGTAACTCTATGCCTAGCAATTATAAAAATAGATCTGCGGTTAGAGGAACAGAAACGCTGGTATCAGGTTTTGGTAGAATGGGAGAACAAGAATCTGCATTAAGGGAAAATGCTTCTATTTTATTAGAGAAAGACTATAAAAACAATTATGAAGGTTTTGACCCTAATGACCCAGAGAGCTATATCATCTTCTCTTTAATGAAAAATACTTTTAGAGAGCAAAGCATCAAATTGGCATCATTACTGCAAGACGAGTATAAAAAATCTGGTCGTATAAGCCGTGGTGTTAAAGAACAAAGTTTAGCAGTATTAGCAAAAGCAGGTATGCCAGCAATTCTTACTGAAATTGGCTTTATCAGCAGTCCTGAAGAAGAAAGATATATCAATTCTGATGAAGGTCAGGATGAAATTGTGAGCAATATTTTAAATGCCATTATCACATACAAAAAGCAAATTGAGTCTTAA
- a CDS encoding dihydrolipoamide acetyltransferase family protein — MAQYKLLLPKMGESVAEATVIKWEKNPGDNIEIDDIVLEVATDKVDSEVPSPVKGKLIQQFFAENEVAQVGDVIAIIEIEGAGEEAQQDEPKAQESVPVAENSVVAEEKIIEKEEEEVPFIPAQAEKEEPSFQNSESGRFYSPLVKSIAQEEGLDLAELDKIQGTGAENRVTKNDLLNYIAEKNQRNNPQSSVENKVQPIVEERQMPVQPKAVEEEPAASKPTSKVAYSGHDEIIEMDRMRKLIADHMINSKQTSAHVCSVVEADVTNLVQWRNKVKNAFEKRENEKITFTPIFIEAVAKAIKDMPMINISVNGSQIIKKKDINIGMATALPSGNLIVPVIKNADQLNMVGLTKAVNDLAARARVNKLQPDEIQGGTFTITNIGGFGNIMGTPIINQPQVAILAVGVIKKKPAVIETEHGDMIGIRHMMYLSLSYDHRVVDGALGGMFVKKVADYLEQWDSHREI; from the coding sequence ATGGCTCAATACAAATTACTATTGCCAAAAATGGGCGAAAGTGTGGCGGAAGCAACGGTTATCAAGTGGGAGAAAAACCCTGGAGATAACATCGAAATAGATGATATTGTATTGGAGGTAGCTACAGATAAGGTTGATTCTGAAGTACCTTCACCAGTAAAAGGTAAGCTAATACAACAGTTTTTTGCTGAAAATGAGGTGGCACAAGTTGGTGATGTAATTGCCATTATAGAAATTGAAGGAGCTGGTGAAGAAGCTCAGCAAGACGAACCAAAAGCACAAGAATCAGTTCCTGTTGCGGAGAATAGCGTTGTAGCAGAAGAAAAGATTATTGAAAAAGAAGAAGAAGAAGTTCCCTTTATCCCGGCACAGGCAGAAAAAGAAGAGCCAAGCTTCCAAAATTCAGAATCAGGAAGGTTTTATTCTCCTTTAGTTAAAAGTATAGCTCAGGAAGAAGGTTTAGATTTAGCCGAGCTTGATAAAATACAAGGCACAGGTGCAGAAAACCGAGTAACGAAGAATGATTTACTGAATTATATAGCAGAGAAGAATCAGAGAAATAATCCGCAGTCATCAGTTGAAAATAAAGTTCAACCCATAGTAGAAGAAAGACAAATGCCTGTGCAGCCAAAAGCAGTTGAGGAAGAACCGGCAGCCTCTAAACCTACATCTAAAGTTGCCTATAGTGGTCATGATGAGATTATTGAGATGGACAGAATGCGTAAACTTATTGCAGATCATATGATTAACAGTAAGCAAACATCTGCTCATGTTTGTTCTGTTGTTGAGGCCGATGTTACCAATCTGGTGCAATGGAGAAATAAAGTAAAAAATGCTTTTGAGAAACGCGAAAACGAGAAGATAACTTTTACACCAATTTTTATTGAGGCTGTTGCTAAGGCTATTAAAGATATGCCTATGATTAATATCTCTGTAAATGGTTCTCAAATCATCAAAAAGAAAGATATCAATATAGGAATGGCTACGGCTTTGCCAAGCGGAAATTTAATTGTACCGGTAATTAAAAATGCCGACCAGCTAAATATGGTGGGTTTAACCAAAGCCGTTAATGATTTAGCTGCAAGAGCCAGAGTTAATAAACTACAGCCCGATGAAATTCAAGGTGGTACGTTTACCATTACCAATATTGGTGGTTTTGGTAATATCATGGGTACGCCAATCATCAACCAACCACAAGTAGCTATTTTAGCAGTTGGTGTTATTAAAAAGAAACCAGCTGTGATAGAAACAGAACATGGCGATATGATAGGTATCAGACACATGATGTACTTATCATTATCTTATGACCATAGGGTTGTTGATGGTGCACTAGGCGGTATGTTTGTGAAAAAAGTAGCCGATTACCTAGAGCAGTGGGATAGCCATAGAGAAATTTAA
- a CDS encoding putative LPS assembly protein LptD → MDTLKTNINAITSTDSTQTDSAKKNSNKNAINDKIVATAEDSTFYDAKNNIIYLYGKAKVVYGEREVDAGFIKLDQKNNTIFAKGTIDSVGKFSGLPIFKDPSQGTLTADSVFFNFKTSKGKIYQVYTEQDGGFITGGRIKKQQNDEVHMKRVTYSTCNLPDPHQHFGIIITKGIATEKTIVTGPAYLVIEDVPLPFVLPFGFFPKPNKRVSGVLLPNVGEDARLGFFLKDFGYYVGLNDYWDLTLRGGVYSKGSYETNATSNYTKRYKYNGNLFFSFFSTKSGVEGTPEYENPSKNFNIRWSHTQNPNARPGTNFSASVNAGSSSYFRQSGVQDFAQIAQNTLNSSISYSKTWANSPFNLSTSLSHSQDLTTKQIRLGLPTLNFSMSTINPFDKKDRIGEQKWYQRIAVGYNLNFDNQLETTDSLLFTKEALRKVRTGIQHSIPVSLSSQIFKYFQFSQNVSYNERWYLQTIRKNYILAPTANGTKDSLAIDTIQGFRRASEYSVGTQISTKIYGMVNFKKGKVAAIRHVMTPNVGIAYRPDFGQDKYGYYQDVRSNQAGDVQRYSIFENSIYGGPGLGRQAAMTFGLENNIEMKVRNSKDTTNGGVKKIPILQGLNINGNYNFLADSFKLSTLSFSGRTFFTEKLGISFTGVLDPYVYETEEFNGVLRGRRLDRYTWQEGSLPRLQNFSFSFDYSLNSSTLGKNNKTNNPPNQNSDLFNRVSPQQAAQLQQISRNANAFVDFNIPWNLSFFYNFNYINTGFDKDVVQTLNANGDFNLTPKWKVQFSSGYDFNSNAISPTSFAIYRDLHCWDLSINWSPFGIYKFYSVNLRVKASILQDLKLSKRTTNAIQRF, encoded by the coding sequence GTGGACACGTTAAAAACAAATATTAACGCCATTACATCTACAGATTCTACCCAAACGGATTCTGCAAAGAAAAATTCTAATAAAAATGCAATTAATGATAAAATAGTAGCTACAGCAGAAGATTCTACCTTTTATGATGCTAAAAACAATATTATTTATTTGTACGGAAAAGCAAAAGTTGTTTATGGTGAACGTGAAGTAGATGCGGGCTTTATCAAGCTAGATCAAAAGAATAATACCATTTTTGCTAAAGGGACGATAGATTCTGTAGGGAAGTTTTCTGGTTTACCTATTTTTAAAGATCCATCTCAAGGTACGCTTACCGCCGATTCTGTTTTTTTTAATTTTAAAACTTCTAAAGGGAAAATTTATCAGGTATATACCGAGCAAGATGGAGGTTTTATAACCGGCGGAAGAATTAAAAAGCAACAGAATGATGAGGTGCATATGAAAAGGGTTACTTATTCCACCTGTAATCTTCCAGATCCTCATCAGCACTTTGGTATCATCATTACTAAAGGTATTGCTACAGAAAAAACTATTGTTACCGGCCCGGCTTATTTAGTGATAGAAGATGTTCCGCTTCCTTTTGTTCTACCATTTGGTTTTTTTCCTAAGCCAAATAAAAGAGTTTCGGGCGTGTTACTTCCTAATGTTGGTGAAGATGCTCGTTTAGGGTTTTTCTTAAAAGACTTTGGATATTATGTAGGTTTAAATGATTATTGGGATTTAACTTTACGAGGTGGTGTTTACTCAAAAGGCTCTTATGAGACAAATGCAACCAGTAATTATACCAAACGATATAAATATAATGGTAACTTATTCTTCTCGTTCTTTTCTACAAAATCTGGGGTAGAAGGTACGCCAGAATATGAAAATCCAAGTAAAAACTTCAACATCAGATGGTCTCATACACAAAATCCAAATGCCAGACCAGGAACCAATTTTAGTGCATCAGTAAATGCGGGTTCTTCATCTTACTTTAGACAAAGTGGTGTTCAAGATTTTGCTCAAATAGCTCAAAACACTTTAAACTCTAGTATTTCATACTCTAAAACTTGGGCAAACTCTCCCTTTAACTTAAGTACAAGTTTGTCGCACAGTCAAGATTTAACCACCAAACAAATACGTTTAGGCTTACCAACTCTAAATTTTAGTATGTCTACCATCAATCCTTTTGATAAAAAGGATAGGATAGGCGAGCAAAAATGGTATCAAAGAATTGCGGTTGGTTACAATTTAAATTTTGATAACCAATTAGAAACAACAGATTCTTTGCTGTTTACCAAAGAAGCATTAAGAAAAGTAAGAACAGGTATACAGCATAGCATTCCGGTTTCTTTATCATCACAGATATTTAAATATTTCCAGTTTAGCCAAAACGTATCTTATAATGAGCGTTGGTATTTACAAACCATTCGCAAAAACTACATATTGGCTCCAACAGCTAACGGTACAAAAGATTCTTTAGCTATAGATACCATTCAAGGTTTTAGAAGAGCTAGCGAATATTCTGTTGGTACGCAAATATCAACCAAAATTTATGGTATGGTTAATTTTAAAAAAGGTAAAGTTGCAGCCATTAGACATGTGATGACACCTAACGTAGGTATTGCCTACCGTCCAGATTTTGGTCAGGATAAATATGGCTATTATCAGGATGTGAGATCTAACCAAGCGGGAGATGTACAACGCTATTCTATTTTCGAGAATAGTATTTACGGAGGGCCAGGTTTGGGTAGGCAAGCCGCTATGACATTTGGTTTAGAGAACAATATAGAAATGAAGGTGAGGAATTCAAAGGATACCACTAATGGTGGCGTTAAAAAGATTCCAATCCTTCAAGGTCTAAATATTAATGGTAATTATAACTTCTTAGCAGATAGCTTTAAACTTTCAACGCTTTCTTTTTCAGGAAGAACCTTTTTTACCGAGAAATTAGGTATTAGTTTTACTGGGGTCTTAGATCCTTACGTTTACGAAACAGAAGAGTTTAATGGTGTTTTAAGAGGTAGAAGATTAGATAGATATACTTGGCAAGAAGGTAGTTTACCACGTTTACAAAACTTTAGTTTCTCTTTTGATTATAGTTTAAACTCATCCACTCTAGGCAAAAATAACAAAACCAATAATCCGCCAAACCAAAACAGCGATTTATTTAACAGGGTCAGTCCGCAACAAGCTGCACAGTTACAACAAATAAGTAGAAACGCTAATGCTTTTGTTGATTTTAATATCCCTTGGAATTTAAGTTTCTTCTATAATTTCAACTATATCAATACAGGTTTTGATAAAGATGTGGTACAAACCCTTAATGCTAATGGCGATTTTAATTTAACACCAAAATGGAAAGTTCAATTTTCATCTGGTTACGATTTTAATTCTAATGCTATTAGTCCAACATCTTTTGCTATTTATAGAGATTTACACTGTTGGGATTTATCTATCAATTGGAGTCCTTTTGGTATTTATAAATTTTACAGCGTTAATTTAAGAGTTAAGGCATCCATACTTCAAGACTTAAAATTAAGTAAGCGTACAACCAACGCAATCCAAAGATTCTAA
- a CDS encoding cell filamentation protein Fic → MKYISVIVFAEKWNVSERTVRNYCALGKIKGAFLTGKTWNIPEEATLPLKEKKKKFSDNPLLNYLKEQKEMKLKGGIYHRTQIDLTYNSNRIEGSKLTHDQTRYIFETNTIGVSKESINIDDIIETTNHFRCIDLIIDKAKTKLSESFIKELHYLLKSGTSDSRKDWFNVGEYKKMPNEVGGNETCHPKEVAAKMKALLNHYHLIEKKI, encoded by the coding sequence ATGAAATATATATCTGTTATTGTTTTTGCAGAAAAATGGAATGTTTCAGAAAGAACTGTTCGTAATTATTGTGCTCTTGGAAAAATAAAAGGAGCATTTTTAACCGGTAAAACATGGAATATACCAGAAGAAGCTACTTTGCCTTTAAAAGAGAAGAAAAAGAAATTTAGTGATAACCCTTTACTCAATTATCTAAAAGAGCAAAAAGAAATGAAGTTAAAAGGAGGGATTTATCATCGTACGCAGATAGATCTTACTTATAACTCTAACCGCATTGAAGGAAGTAAGCTAACTCATGATCAAACGCGTTATATTTTTGAAACTAATACAATAGGTGTATCTAAGGAGAGTATTAATATTGATGATATTATTGAAACTACCAATCATTTTAGGTGTATTGATTTAATAATTGATAAAGCTAAGACTAAACTGTCAGAATCTTTTATCAAAGAATTGCATTATCTTTTAAAATCAGGTACTTCTGATAGCCGAAAAGATTGGTTTAATGTTGGAGAGTATAAAAAAATGCCTAATGAAGTGGGTGGAAATGAAACCTGTCATCCAAAGGAAGTTGCTGCTAAAATGAAAGCATTATTAAATCATTATCACCTTATCGAAAAAAAGATTTAA